TGGTGATGCTTGATTACATGGGGCTTAGGCCAATACTTGATCTTGACCTCCGTCTCGGCGAGGGCACAGGCGCTGCCCTTGCAATGACTATATTGGATGCCGCATTGAAGATCTACCGGGAGATGGCCACATTTGGTGAGGCAGGGGTGACCGATGAGATTGTCAATTAGGTGAAGAACTTATTGCTGGCATTGAAGTTTCTCACGATTGTTCCACTGCCGTCATTGAAGGGACGGATACGTGAGGGAGATCTCGGCAAGAGTTCGGTGATGTTCCCGGTCGTAGGGTACTTACAGGGAATACTCATTGTACTGACAGGCATAGTTTTCAGAGGGATCTATAATGAAGAGATTTCGGCCGCCCTGATGGTGGCGGTATTGATCTTGACTAACGGCGGATTTCATCTTGACGGTCTCTCTGATACCTTTGATGCCCTGGCATCGCGCAGGACACGGGAAGAAATGCTGAGGATTATGAAGGACAGCTCTGCAGGCCCTGCGGGGGTTGTCTCAGTTGTGCTTGATATCCTACTAAAGTTTCTTCTTATCAAGAAACTCCTGCTTGTTTCAGGGGCAGGGCTTGTGTTTATCCTGTTTTTCCCGGCAATCGGTAAGTGGACCATGGTTGCTGCCATGTACAGTGGAAAAAGTGCCCGGACGGACGGTCTCGGCCGGATCTTTATAGAACAGACCAAGGGTGGTATTTTCCTGGCATCTACCTTCATCCTGACATTGGTTATGGCATTTACGGCTTTCTATGCCGGGAGAAATAATGCAGGAGACAGTGTTTTCCTGTTCAGCATGTTCAGCCTCCCGGCAGTTTATATCTTTACACGGATAGCAGTGCATATCTTTCAAAAGAGATTTGGTGGATTGACAGGAGACAACCTTGGTGCAATTTCCGAACTTTCCGAGGTTTTCTTTCTGTTCCTTTCCGCAGGTTTGGTATCGCAGTTGAGCTTTTTATGAAATGTCCTTACACATCCCTGTCTCTTGGGCGGGGTATTGCATGATC
Above is a window of bacterium BMS3Abin08 DNA encoding:
- the cobS gene encoding cobalamin synthase, whose product is MKNLLLALKFLTIVPLPSLKGRIREGDLGKSSVMFPVVGYLQGILIVLTGIVFRGIYNEEISAALMVAVLILTNGGFHLDGLSDTFDALASRRTREEMLRIMKDSSAGPAGVVSVVLDILLKFLLIKKLLLVSGAGLVFILFFPAIGKWTMVAAMYSGKSARTDGLGRIFIEQTKGGIFLASTFILTLVMAFTAFYAGRNNAGDSVFLFSMFSLPAVYIFTRIAVHIFQKRFGGLTGDNLGAISELSEVFFLFLSAGLVSQLSFL